From Hermetia illucens chromosome 6, iHerIll2.2.curated.20191125, whole genome shotgun sequence, one genomic window encodes:
- the LOC119659745 gene encoding uncharacterized protein LOC119659745 — MNFIRGNFRKIQQSTIPVLCELFNSRQYVRQSPDIGRLKREISQISPCNRISINTVTPTSFLRIVGYYLRYSCRSIVIRLKEHLRNQRNMFFMKPPTEQRNEMPVVDIVQNTEGKDEAVLLPRICLDYLLAAAFGIGIFFFLANFNNISDLLKFSMRLEDTLRDSQLYVLLDPSQKDNY, encoded by the exons ATGAACTTCATAAGAG gaaattttcgaaaaattcaaCAATCTACCATTCCAGTTCTTTGCGAACTGTTCAATTCCCGACAGTATGTTCGACAATCACCCGACATCGGCCGACTAAAGCGTGAAATTTCGCAGATTTCGCCGTGCAACAGGATCTCAATAAACACCGTGACGCCAACGAGTTTCCTACGAATTGTCGGTTACTATCTGCGCTATTCCTGCAGGTCAATCGTTATACGTCTCAAAGAACATTTACGTAACCAGCGGAACATGTTCTTCATGAAACCCCCCACAGAACAACGGAATGAAATGCCTGTCGTCGATATAGTTCAAAACACGGAAGGCAAGGACGAAGCCGTCCTACTACCTCGAATATGTCTGGATTACTTACTTGCAGCTGCTTTCGGGattggaatatttttcttcttAGCGAACTTTAACAATATCAGTGACCTTCTGAAATTCTCTATGCGCCTAGAGGATACTCTGCGTGACAGTCAACTGTACGTTCTTTTGGACCCGAGTCAAAAGGATAATTACTGA